One window from the genome of Candidatus Zixiibacteriota bacterium encodes:
- a CDS encoding PocR ligand-binding domain-containing protein, which produces MTETPLAGLPAAESFTLLDLIPIDELQHVQDSLAAATGVASVIVDLSGRCLTRPSNYSPVCRLVLASPVGRRRCALSSEQLLGRARRQPGPTHHRCLSCGFVDAAAPIIVEDRHIADWLIGQCDAHRVGSDRIRAFAREIGLDEEALAAAYERVAPIALDQFERHLDLLWNVAHELSELGYRNLCYRRELAERRQIEELLRRREGENHTLLDAMPDLVFQLSRGGVLEKCHGSREDMYRAPEQFIGKHVSEVLPPDVADITIQNLRQAAATGAVQVYEYSLPIGGRTRYFESRLLMGSPDSALAIVRDITERKRAEQEQARLHERLEKAERMEALGILAGGMAHDLNNMLGPLVGYPELILAKLPPDSPVRKYIESMRKSAVEASEVIQDLLTLSRRGRYDMTPVDLNEVVQACIDSAPFRNLTSRKPQVAVTLRLCDSVTAMNGSFPHLQKLVGNLLANAFEAIDTAGEVTVTTARRCLETLPGGYTRIDPGEYVTLSVRDTGRGIPAADLDKIFEPYYIKKMVGAGGTGLGLSVVYGVVKDHGGYYDVFSEPQRGSEFVVYFRTIQSPVAARPPVGDFSGRGENILVVDDAAAQRDLASELLTGLGYRVAAAENGRQALRYLDTHVADLIVLDMIMEDDFDGLDTYREILLRRPDQRTVIVSGYSSTERVQEMQRLGAGAYIRKPYSLESLGRAVREELDRAVGDGAPSVLAAADPLR; this is translated from the coding sequence ATGACTGAAACCCCGTTGGCGGGACTCCCCGCCGCCGAATCGTTCACCCTGCTCGATCTCATTCCGATCGACGAACTGCAGCACGTTCAGGATTCGCTGGCCGCCGCGACCGGCGTCGCCTCGGTCATCGTTGACCTTTCCGGCCGCTGCCTGACCCGCCCGAGCAACTATTCGCCGGTTTGCCGGCTGGTGCTGGCGTCGCCCGTGGGGCGGCGGCGCTGCGCCCTGTCCTCCGAGCAGCTCCTTGGCCGCGCCCGTCGTCAGCCGGGGCCGACCCACCACCGCTGCCTCAGTTGCGGCTTCGTTGACGCCGCCGCCCCGATCATCGTGGAGGACCGCCACATCGCCGACTGGCTGATCGGCCAGTGCGATGCCCACCGGGTAGGCTCCGACCGCATCAGGGCTTTCGCCAGGGAAATCGGCCTCGATGAGGAGGCCCTCGCCGCCGCCTATGAGCGCGTCGCACCGATCGCCCTCGACCAGTTTGAACGCCACCTCGATCTCCTGTGGAACGTCGCCCACGAGCTCTCCGAACTCGGCTACCGCAACCTCTGCTACCGGCGGGAGCTGGCTGAACGCCGGCAGATCGAGGAACTCCTCCGCCGCCGCGAGGGGGAGAACCACACGCTGCTGGACGCCATGCCCGATCTCGTGTTCCAGCTCAGCCGCGGCGGCGTTCTGGAGAAGTGCCATGGCAGCCGCGAGGATATGTACCGCGCCCCCGAGCAGTTCATCGGCAAGCATGTGAGCGAGGTGCTGCCGCCGGACGTGGCCGACATCACTATCCAGAACCTGCGGCAGGCGGCCGCCACAGGCGCAGTGCAGGTGTACGAATACTCGCTCCCGATCGGCGGCCGCACCCGCTACTTCGAGTCCCGCCTCCTCATGGGATCGCCCGATTCCGCGCTGGCCATCGTCCGCGACATCACGGAGCGCAAGCGCGCGGAACAGGAGCAGGCGCGCCTGCACGAGCGGCTCGAAAAGGCGGAGCGCATGGAGGCCCTCGGCATTCTCGCCGGCGGCATGGCCCACGATCTGAACAACATGCTCGGCCCGCTCGTCGGCTACCCCGAACTGATCCTGGCCAAGCTCCCCCCGGACAGCCCCGTCCGGAAATACATCGAATCCATGCGCAAATCGGCCGTGGAAGCCTCCGAGGTCATCCAGGACCTGCTCACGCTCTCTCGGCGCGGCCGGTACGACATGACGCCCGTCGATCTCAACGAGGTCGTCCAGGCCTGCATCGACTCCGCGCCTTTCCGCAACCTCACCTCCCGCAAGCCGCAGGTGGCGGTCACCCTCCGCCTCTGCGACTCGGTCACCGCCATGAACGGATCATTTCCGCACCTGCAGAAGCTGGTGGGCAATTTGCTGGCCAACGCGTTCGAGGCGATCGACACGGCGGGCGAGGTGACGGTGACAACCGCGCGGCGCTGCCTGGAAACCCTGCCGGGCGGTTACACCCGGATCGATCCCGGCGAGTACGTCACCCTCTCCGTCCGCGACACCGGGCGCGGTATTCCGGCCGCCGACCTGGACAAGATCTTCGAACCGTATTACATCAAGAAGATGGTGGGGGCGGGGGGAACCGGGCTGGGCCTCTCGGTCGTGTACGGCGTGGTGAAGGACCACGGGGGATACTACGACGTGTTCTCCGAGCCGCAGCGGGGTTCCGAATTCGTCGTCTACTTCCGCACCATCCAATCGCCGGTGGCGGCCCGCCCGCCGGTTGGCGACTTCTCCGGGCGCGGCGAGAACATCCTGGTGGTCGACGACGCTGCCGCCCAGCGCGATCTGGCCTCCGAACTCCTCACCGGCCTGGGCTACCGTGTGGCGGCGGCCGAAAACGGCCGCCAGGCGCTCCGCTACCTCGACACCCACGTCGCCGACCTGATCGTCCTCGACATGATCATGGAGGACGACTTTGACGGCCTCGACACCTACCGGGAAATCCTCCTGCGCCGTCCCGACCAGAGAACGGTCATCGTGAGCGGCTACTCCTCCACCGAGCGCGTGCAGGAGATGCAGCGGTTGGGGGCGGGGGCGTACATACGCAAACCGTACTCGCTCGAGTCGCTCGGCCGGGCCGTTCGCGAGGAGCTCGACCGGGCGGTCGGTGACGGTGCGCCCTCCGTGCTCGCGGCGGCCGATCCGCTGCGGTAG
- a CDS encoding T9SS type A sorting domain-containing protein: MRFVIALFILLCCLPQVPLALDGPTVIDTLISDTVASWFGMRIVPVGDQNDDGYDDFLTFELPRKLYLCLGGPAETGIQCMRIDDSSYSLINHLGFINDDSVSDFGAIRITSTGRERLAVWYGGLPLSEGPDLLFGDDTQWPGSTFPILGHDINGNGSPELVAGYYHNILYPSLLFFEIDQALDSVVDFQLWAPEREGYPGFGDAIITGDYNGDGWDDLVTNLRYGGGDTINDQVLLYWGGPVFDTIPDARIVRCMTFNYDYKGFGYRLVYLNDINGDGWEDFLINYSESGSEDSCSWVHFGGPDFDTVPDVWICDNALEARLAGDINNDGYSDLIKGLSSSFSAIGQANIYFGGPDFDSIPDIIIHHSMFSGYYNYFAHEVAGLGDVNGDGIDDFAIASSQGSGFPWVIFIFAGWDDAVSVDDPLDPEPALPTNFTLDQNYPNPFNPATTITFSLPHTETVTLRIRNALGQTVAVLINEQRLGPGEHAVVWEAEAYASGVYLYELEYPAGKQSRKMVLLK, translated from the coding sequence ATGCGGTTTGTGATCGCCCTATTTATCTTACTGTGCTGCCTGCCTCAGGTGCCCCTCGCCCTTGACGGCCCTACCGTTATCGATACCCTAATCTCTGACACCGTAGCTAGTTGGTTCGGGATGCGCATCGTGCCAGTGGGAGATCAGAATGATGACGGATACGATGATTTTCTGACGTTTGAACTTCCTCGCAAGCTTTACCTCTGCCTCGGGGGACCCGCCGAGACTGGCATCCAGTGCATGAGAATCGACGACAGCAGTTACTCCTTGATCAACCACCTGGGCTTCATCAACGATGACAGTGTCTCTGATTTCGGTGCGATCCGCATAACGTCGACCGGCCGCGAACGACTGGCCGTATGGTACGGCGGGCTGCCCCTCAGTGAGGGTCCCGACCTGCTGTTCGGCGATGATACGCAATGGCCTGGGTCGACCTTCCCCATACTTGGCCATGACATCAACGGTAACGGTTCGCCCGAGTTGGTAGCTGGTTATTACCATAACATTCTCTATCCCTCTCTCCTCTTCTTTGAGATTGACCAGGCCCTTGACTCCGTCGTGGATTTCCAGCTATGGGCGCCCGAGCGCGAGGGCTACCCCGGGTTTGGCGATGCTATCATCACCGGTGATTATAACGGTGACGGCTGGGACGATCTGGTCACGAATCTGCGCTACGGCGGCGGTGACACCATTAATGACCAAGTGCTCTTGTATTGGGGCGGACCGGTCTTCGACACCATTCCTGATGCCCGAATCGTCCGTTGCATGACTTTTAATTACGATTACAAGGGATTCGGTTACCGATTGGTGTACCTGAACGACATCAACGGGGACGGCTGGGAAGATTTCCTCATCAACTACAGTGAGAGCGGATCGGAGGATTCGTGTTCCTGGGTGCATTTCGGCGGGCCCGATTTTGATACTGTGCCGGACGTCTGGATCTGCGATAATGCCCTTGAAGCTCGTTTGGCCGGTGACATTAACAACGACGGGTACAGTGATCTCATCAAGGGACTTTCAAGTTCATTCTCCGCCATCGGCCAAGCTAACATCTACTTCGGCGGCCCCGACTTCGATAGCATCCCGGACATCATCATCCACCACTCGATGTTCTCCGGCTACTACAACTACTTTGCCCATGAAGTGGCCGGCCTCGGCGACGTCAACGGCGACGGCATCGATGACTTCGCCATCGCCTCCTCACAGGGCTCGGGTTTCCCCTGGGTCATCTTCATCTTCGCTGGCTGGGACGATGCCGTCAGCGTCGATGACCCCCTCGACCCCGAACCCGCCCTCCCCACCAACTTCACCTTAGACCAAAACTACCCCAACCCCTTCAACCCGGCCACCACCATCACATTCTCCTTGCCCCACACCGAGACTGTCACCTTGCGCATCCGTAACGCCCTTGGCCAGACGGTGGCGGTGCTGATAAACGAGCAGCGGCTGGGGCCGGGGGAACATGCGGTCGTGTGGGAGGCGGAGGCGTATGCGAGCGGAGTGTACCTGTACGAACTGGAGTACCCGGCCGGGAAGCAGAGCCGGAAGATGGTGCTGCTGAAGTAA